The following coding sequences lie in one Flagellimonas eckloniae genomic window:
- the rpoC gene encoding DNA-directed RNA polymerase subunit beta' yields the protein MARIKDNNAPKRFDKISIGLASPESILGESRGEVLKPETINYRTHKPERDGLFCERIFGPVKDYECACGKYKRIRYRGIVCDRCGVEVTEKKVRRDRVGHINLVVPVAHIWYFRSLPNKIGYLLGLPSKKLDMIIYYERYVVIQPGIAKGPEGEEINKMDFLTEEEYLNILESIPAENQYLEDTDPNKFVAKMGAECLIDLLSRIDLEELSYQLRHKANTETSKQRKTEALKRLQVVEALRESQENRENRPEWMIMKVVPVIPPELRPLVPLDGGRFATSDLNDLYRRVIIRNNRLKRLMEIKAPEVILRNEKRMLQEAVDSLFDNTRKASAVKTESNRPLKSLSDSLKGKQGRFRQNLLGKRVDYSARSVIVVGPEMNLYECGLPKDMAAELYKPFVIRKLIERGIVKTVKSAKKIIDKKEPVVWDILENVLKGHPVLLNRAPTLHRLGIQAFQPKLIEGKAIRLHPLACTAFNADFDGDQMAVHLPLGPEAILEAQLLMLASQNILNPANGSPITVPSQDMVLGLYYMTKERKSTKEVPIQGEGLTFYSAEEVEIAFNEGKVDLNAGIKVRAKDFNEEGELVNQIIATTVGRVLFNSVVPEQAGFINEVLNKKSLRNIIGDILAVTDVPATAAFLDKIKSMGYDFAFKGGLSFSLGDIIIPPEKHEMINEANGQVDGIMANYNMGLITNNERYNQVIDVWTSTNAMLTELAMKRIREDQQGFNSVYMMLDSGARGSKEQIRQLTGMRGLMAKPKKSTAGGGEIIENPILSNFKEGLSILEYFISTHGARKGLADTALKTADAGYLTRRLVDVSQDVIINIEDCGTLRGIEVKALKKNEEIVETLGERILGRVSLHDVYNPLDEELLLTAGQVITEADVKKVEVAPIESIEVRSALTCEAPKGICGKCYGRNLATNKMVQRGEAVGVVAAQSIGEPGTQLTLRTFHVGGIAGNISEDNKLEVKFDGIAEIEDLRTVVGENSDGEKANIVISRTSEIKVVDATTGITLSTNNIPYGSQLFVKNGDKIKKGTVICQWDPYNGVIVSEFPGQIAYENIEQGITYQVEIDEQTGFQEKVISESRNKKLIPTLLIKDGKGETLRSYNLPVGSHIMVDDGDKIKEGKILVKIPRKSAKAGDITGGLPRVTELFEARNPSNPAVVSEIDGVVSFGKIKRGNREIIIESKLGEIKKYLVKLSNQILVQENDYVRAGMPLSDGSITPEDILAIKGPSAVQQYLVNEVQEVYRLQGVKINDKHFEVVVRQMMRKVRIEDSGDTTFLENQLVHKDDFIRENDEIFGQKVVEEAGDSENLKAGQIISARALRDENSVLRRADKALVTARDAVAATATPILQGITRASLQTKSFISAASFQETTKVLNEAAVSGKVDTLEGLKENVIVGHKIPAGTGMRDYNSIIVGSKEEYDEIMARKEEFKF from the coding sequence ATGGCTAGAATAAAAGATAATAACGCACCAAAAAGGTTTGATAAAATTTCCATAGGATTGGCTTCACCGGAGTCTATCTTGGGTGAATCCCGTGGAGAGGTTTTAAAACCTGAAACTATTAACTATAGAACGCACAAACCTGAGCGTGATGGATTGTTCTGTGAGCGTATTTTTGGTCCTGTAAAGGATTATGAATGTGCCTGTGGAAAGTACAAGCGTATCCGTTACCGCGGTATTGTTTGTGACCGTTGTGGTGTTGAAGTAACGGAGAAAAAGGTGCGTAGAGACCGTGTTGGGCACATTAATTTGGTGGTTCCCGTAGCACATATCTGGTATTTCCGTTCACTTCCAAACAAAATAGGATACTTGTTGGGATTACCTTCCAAGAAGTTGGATATGATTATCTATTACGAAAGATATGTTGTAATTCAACCAGGTATTGCAAAAGGTCCAGAAGGTGAGGAAATCAATAAAATGGATTTCTTGACCGAGGAAGAGTATTTGAACATTTTGGAATCCATTCCAGCAGAAAACCAATATTTGGAAGATACAGACCCTAATAAGTTTGTAGCTAAGATGGGTGCTGAATGTTTAATTGACTTGTTGTCGAGAATTGATTTGGAAGAACTTTCCTATCAATTGAGGCACAAAGCCAATACGGAAACTTCTAAACAACGTAAGACAGAGGCCTTAAAAAGACTTCAAGTTGTTGAAGCTTTGCGTGAATCTCAAGAAAATAGGGAAAACAGACCTGAGTGGATGATCATGAAGGTGGTTCCTGTTATTCCGCCAGAATTACGTCCATTGGTTCCATTGGATGGGGGTCGTTTTGCCACTTCAGATTTAAATGATTTATACCGAAGAGTTATTATCCGTAACAATCGTTTAAAGCGATTGATGGAAATAAAAGCTCCAGAAGTAATCTTGAGAAATGAGAAACGTATGCTTCAAGAAGCAGTAGATTCTCTTTTCGATAATACAAGAAAAGCTTCAGCGGTCAAAACAGAATCAAACAGACCATTGAAATCCCTTTCAGATTCATTGAAAGGTAAGCAAGGTCGTTTCCGTCAAAACCTTTTGGGTAAACGTGTTGATTATTCAGCTCGTTCGGTAATCGTCGTTGGTCCAGAGATGAACCTTTACGAATGCGGTCTTCCAAAAGATATGGCAGCAGAATTGTACAAACCTTTTGTTATCAGAAAATTGATAGAAAGAGGTATTGTAAAAACTGTAAAGTCAGCCAAGAAAATTATAGATAAAAAGGAACCTGTAGTTTGGGATATCCTTGAAAATGTCCTTAAAGGACATCCAGTATTATTGAACCGTGCCCCTACATTGCACAGATTGGGTATACAGGCGTTCCAGCCAAAACTTATTGAAGGTAAGGCGATTCGTTTGCATCCATTGGCATGTACGGCATTTAATGCGGATTTTGATGGTGATCAGATGGCAGTTCACTTGCCATTGGGCCCAGAGGCTATTTTGGAGGCTCAATTATTAATGTTGGCATCCCAAAATATCCTGAATCCTGCAAATGGTTCTCCAATTACCGTTCCTTCCCAGGATATGGTCTTGGGTCTGTATTATATGACCAAAGAAAGAAAATCGACCAAAGAAGTGCCTATTCAAGGTGAAGGTTTGACATTCTACTCTGCTGAAGAAGTGGAAATAGCCTTTAACGAAGGAAAGGTTGATTTGAATGCTGGAATCAAGGTAAGAGCCAAAGATTTCAATGAAGAGGGAGAGCTTGTTAATCAAATTATTGCCACAACAGTTGGTCGTGTATTGTTTAACAGCGTTGTGCCTGAGCAAGCAGGATTCATTAATGAAGTATTGAACAAAAAGTCGCTAAGAAATATCATTGGAGATATTCTTGCTGTTACAGATGTACCAGCCACAGCGGCCTTCTTGGATAAGATAAAATCCATGGGGTATGACTTTGCCTTTAAAGGAGGATTGTCCTTCAGTTTAGGTGATATTATCATTCCACCAGAGAAGCATGAGATGATTAATGAAGCCAATGGGCAAGTTGATGGTATTATGGCCAACTATAACATGGGTCTTATCACCAATAATGAAAGGTATAACCAAGTTATTGATGTTTGGACATCAACAAATGCAATGTTGACGGAATTGGCCATGAAGCGAATTCGAGAAGACCAACAAGGGTTCAATTCAGTATATATGATGTTGGATTCTGGTGCAAGGGGTTCTAAAGAGCAGATTCGTCAGTTGACCGGTATGCGTGGTTTGATGGCTAAGCCTAAAAAATCAACAGCAGGTGGTGGAGAGATTATTGAAAACCCGATTCTTTCCAACTTTAAGGAAGGATTATCCATTTTGGAATACTTTATTTCTACGCACGGTGCACGTAAAGGTCTTGCAGATACCGCTTTGAAAACGGCAGATGCTGGATACTTAACAAGACGTTTGGTGGATGTTTCACAAGATGTAATCATCAATATTGAAGATTGTGGTACATTAAGAGGAATTGAGGTAAAAGCCTTAAAGAAGAACGAAGAAATAGTTGAAACTCTTGGAGAACGTATTCTTGGAAGAGTATCTCTACATGATGTATACAATCCATTGGATGAAGAGTTGTTGTTAACTGCTGGTCAAGTAATTACCGAAGCCGATGTAAAAAAGGTGGAAGTAGCTCCAATTGAAAGTATTGAAGTGCGTTCTGCATTGACTTGTGAAGCACCCAAAGGAATTTGCGGTAAATGTTACGGTAGGAACCTTGCAACCAATAAAATGGTACAACGAGGTGAAGCTGTTGGTGTTGTTGCTGCACAATCTATCGGTGAACCTGGTACACAGTTAACATTGCGTACATTCCACGTGGGAGGTATTGCAGGAAACATTTCTGAGGACAACAAGTTAGAGGTTAAGTTTGATGGTATTGCGGAAATTGAAGACCTAAGAACAGTTGTTGGAGAAAATAGTGATGGTGAAAAAGCCAATATTGTTATCTCAAGAACTTCTGAAATTAAGGTTGTTGATGCTACCACAGGTATTACCTTAAGTACAAATAATATTCCTTACGGTTCGCAATTGTTCGTTAAGAACGGAGATAAAATCAAGAAAGGAACTGTTATTTGTCAGTGGGATCCTTATAATGGAGTAATTGTTTCTGAATTCCCTGGACAGATTGCATATGAAAATATTGAGCAAGGAATTACGTATCAAGTTGAGATAGATGAACAAACAGGTTTCCAGGAAAAAGTAATTTCTGAATCTAGAAATAAGAAACTGATTCCTACCCTTTTAATCAAAGATGGTAAGGGAGAGACTTTACGTTCGTACAACTTACCAGTTGGTTCACATATTATGGTGGACGATGGTGATAAAATCAAGGAAGGTAAGATCTTGGTCAAGATTCCACGTAAATCTGCTAAAGCAGGGGATATTACTGGTGGTCTTCCAAGAGTTACTGAGCTTTTCGAAGCGCGTAACCCATCTAACCCAGCTGTTGTTTCTGAAATTGATGGTGTAGTTTCATTTGGTAAGATCAAGCGTGGTAACCGCGAGATTATTATCGAATCTAAATTGGGAGAGATCAAGAAATACTTGGTTAAACTTTCAAATCAGATTTTGGTGCAGGAGAACGATTATGTTCGTGCTGGTATGCCATTGTCGGATGGATCTATTACTCCGGAAGATATCTTGGCGATTAAAGGACCATCAGCAGTACAACAGTATTTGGTGAACGAAGTACAAGAAGTTTACCGATTGCAAGGTGTGAAGATTAATGACAAACACTTTGAGGTTGTGGTAAGACAGATGATGCGTAAAGTACGAATAGAAGATTCTGGGGATACAACATTCTTGGAGAATCAATTGGTACATAAAGACGACTTTATCCGTGAGAATGATGAAATCTTTGGACAGAAGGTTGTTGAAGAAGCTGGAGATTCTGAGAACCTTAAGGCTGGACAGATTATTTCTGCCCGTGCATTAAGAGATGAAAACTCTGTTCTTCGAAGAGCTGATAAGGCCCTTGTAACTGCAAGAGATGCTGTAGCTGCTACAGCTACTCCAATCTTACAAGGTATTACACGTGCCTCGTTGCAGACCAAATCATTTATCTCAGCTGCATCGTTCCAGGAGACTACCAAAGTATTGAACGAAGCTGCGGTAAGCGGTAAAGTAGATACCTTGGAAGGATTAAAGGAAAATGTTATTGTTGGACATAAGATTCCTGCCGGTACAGGTATGAGAGATTACAATAGTATCATTGTTGGCTCAAAAGAAGAGTACGATGAAATTATGGCTCGAAAAGAGGAATTTAAATTCTAA
- the rplJ gene encoding 50S ribosomal protein L10: MTREEKATVIEDLTAQLADSANIYLADISGLDAVATSNLRRACFKANIKLAVVKNTLLAKAMEASDKEFGELPDVLKGNTSLMLSETGNAPAKLIKNFRKKSDKPLLKGAFIEEAVYVGDENLDSLVNIKSKEEVIGDIIGLLQSPAKNVISGLKSGGGKLAGILKTLSEK; the protein is encoded by the coding sequence ATGACAAGAGAAGAAAAAGCAACAGTAATAGAAGATTTGACTGCACAGTTGGCTGATAGCGCTAATATTTATTTAGCGGATATTTCAGGATTGGATGCCGTTGCCACTTCAAATTTAAGAAGGGCATGTTTTAAGGCTAATATTAAACTTGCAGTTGTGAAGAATACATTGCTTGCAAAAGCAATGGAAGCTTCAGATAAGGAGTTCGGGGAACTTCCTGATGTTTTAAAAGGAAATACATCTTTGATGTTGTCCGAAACCGGGAATGCTCCGGCAAAACTTATCAAAAATTTCAGAAAAAAATCAGATAAACCATTACTTAAAGGAGCTTTTATAGAAGAGGCTGTCTATGTAGGTGATGAAAACCTTGACTCACTTGTTAACATCAAGTCCAAAGAAGAGGTTATTGGGGATATTATCGGATTGTTACAATCACCAGCCAAGAATGTTATTTCTGGACTTAAATCTGGTGGCGGTAAATTGGCCGGTATTCTTAAAACATTATCTGAAAAATAA
- the rpoB gene encoding DNA-directed RNA polymerase subunit beta — MFTNNTERVNFASAKNIPEYPDFLDIQIKSFQDFFQLETKSDERGNEGLYNTFMENFPITDTRNQFVLEFLDYFIDPPRYSIQECIERGLTYSVPLKARLKLFCTDPEHEDFETIVQDVYLGTIPYMTPSGTFVINGAERVVVSQLHRSPGVFFGQSFHANGTKLYSARVIPFKGSWIEFATDINGVMYAYIDRKKKLPVTTLFRAIGFERDKDILEIFDLSEEVKVSKAGLKKVLGRKLAARVLNTWHEDFVDEDTGEVVSIERNEIILDRDTVLEKEHIDEIIDADVKTILLHKENNAQSDYAIIHNTLQKDPTNSEKEAVEHIYRQLRNAEPPDEETARGIIDKLFFSDQRYNLGEVGRYRMNKKLQLDIGMDKQVLTKEDIITIIKYLIELINSKAEIDDIDHLSNRRVRTVGEQLSSQFGVGLARMARTIRERMNVRDNEVFTPIDLINAKTLSSVINSFFGTNQLSQFMDQTNPLAEITHKRRLSALGPGGLSRERAGFEVRDVHYTHYGRLCPIETPEGPNIGLISSLSVFAKVNPMGFLETPYRKVENGVVDTKEFRYLSAEEEEGMKISQANIPMDDKGKIQDDKVIAREEGDFPVVDPSEVNYTDVAPNQIASISASLIPFLEHDDANRALMGSNMMRQAVPLLKPQSPIVGTGLERQVAKDSRVLINAEGDGVIEYVDAQKITIKYTRTEEERLVSFEEDSKTYNLVKFRKTNQGTSINLKPIVKKGDKVKRGEVLCEGYATEKGELALGRNLKVAFMPWKGYNFEDAIVISEKVVREDIFTSIHIDEYSLEVRDTKLGAEELTNDIPNVSEEATKDLDEHGMIRIGAEVKPGDILIGKITPKGESDPTPEEKLLRAIFGDKAGDVKDASLKASPSLRGVVIDKKLFSRSIKDKRKRSEDKEAITRLEMDYEVKFEQLKDVLIEKLFGLINGKTSQGVINDLGEEVLPKGKKYTIKMLNSVDDFAHLVGGSWTTDNTTNAHVADLLHNYKIKLNDIQGNLRRDKFTISVGDELPAGIMKLAKVYIAKKRKLKVGDKMAGRHGNKGIVARIVRQEDMPFLEDGTPVDIVLNPLGVPSRMNIGQIYETVLGWAGLKLGRKYGTPIFDGATLDQINALTDEAGVPRFGHTYLYDGGTGKRFDQAATVGVIYMLKLGHMVDDKMHARSIGPYSLITQQPLGGKAQFGGQRFGEMEVWALEAYGASATLREILTVKSDDVIGRAKTYESIVKGETMPEPGLPESFNVLMHELKGLGLDIRLEE; from the coding sequence ATGTTCACAAACAATACTGAAAGAGTAAATTTTGCATCCGCTAAGAACATACCGGAATATCCGGATTTCTTGGACATTCAGATTAAATCTTTTCAAGACTTTTTTCAACTTGAAACGAAATCTGATGAAAGAGGAAATGAAGGTCTCTACAATACCTTCATGGAAAATTTTCCAATTACAGACACCAGAAACCAGTTTGTACTTGAGTTTTTGGATTACTTTATAGATCCACCGCGTTATTCCATACAAGAATGTATAGAACGGGGGCTTACCTATAGTGTACCTTTAAAGGCTAGATTGAAATTATTTTGCACAGATCCAGAGCATGAAGACTTTGAGACCATAGTACAAGATGTATACTTAGGTACCATTCCTTATATGACTCCTAGCGGGACCTTTGTTATCAATGGCGCCGAAAGAGTTGTGGTTTCACAGTTGCACAGATCTCCAGGGGTTTTCTTTGGACAATCTTTTCATGCAAACGGAACAAAACTGTATTCAGCAAGGGTAATACCTTTTAAAGGTTCTTGGATTGAATTCGCCACAGATATCAATGGCGTCATGTACGCATATATTGATAGAAAGAAAAAATTACCGGTTACCACGCTTTTCCGTGCAATCGGTTTTGAAAGAGATAAGGATATATTGGAAATCTTTGATCTTTCAGAAGAAGTAAAAGTATCCAAAGCCGGACTTAAAAAAGTATTGGGTCGAAAATTGGCTGCAAGGGTATTGAACACTTGGCATGAGGATTTTGTTGATGAAGATACTGGAGAGGTAGTTTCCATTGAGCGAAATGAAATCATATTGGATCGTGATACCGTTCTTGAAAAAGAGCATATTGACGAAATTATTGATGCCGATGTGAAGACCATTTTGCTTCACAAAGAAAATAATGCGCAATCGGATTATGCTATAATCCACAATACATTGCAAAAAGATCCTACCAACTCAGAAAAAGAAGCGGTAGAACATATCTATAGACAATTACGTAATGCCGAACCACCAGATGAGGAGACAGCTCGTGGTATTATAGATAAATTGTTCTTCTCGGATCAACGTTACAACTTAGGTGAAGTTGGTCGTTACAGAATGAACAAAAAATTACAGTTGGATATTGGAATGGACAAGCAAGTCTTGACCAAGGAAGATATCATCACTATTATCAAATATTTGATTGAGTTGATTAACTCAAAAGCAGAGATTGATGATATTGATCACTTGTCCAACCGTCGTGTAAGAACAGTAGGTGAGCAGTTATCATCTCAGTTTGGTGTTGGTTTGGCACGTATGGCACGTACCATTCGTGAACGTATGAACGTTCGGGATAATGAGGTGTTTACACCAATCGATTTGATTAATGCCAAGACATTGTCTTCCGTTATCAACTCGTTCTTTGGAACAAACCAGCTGTCTCAGTTTATGGATCAAACCAATCCATTGGCAGAGATTACACACAAAAGAAGATTATCAGCATTAGGGCCAGGAGGTTTATCAAGAGAAAGAGCAGGATTTGAAGTACGTGACGTTCACTACACGCACTATGGAAGATTATGCCCTATTGAAACGCCAGAAGGACCAAATATTGGTTTGATATCGTCACTTTCAGTATTTGCAAAAGTAAACCCAATGGGCTTCTTGGAAACGCCTTACCGAAAGGTTGAAAATGGTGTTGTTGATACCAAGGAGTTTAGGTACTTGAGCGCAGAGGAAGAAGAAGGAATGAAAATTTCCCAGGCAAACATCCCAATGGATGACAAAGGGAAAATTCAAGATGATAAAGTAATTGCTAGGGAAGAAGGAGATTTCCCAGTAGTAGACCCATCTGAGGTAAACTATACGGATGTTGCTCCAAATCAAATTGCTTCAATTTCGGCATCTTTGATTCCTTTCTTGGAACATGATGATGCGAACAGGGCATTGATGGGGTCAAACATGATGCGTCAGGCAGTTCCGTTATTAAAACCACAGTCTCCAATTGTTGGAACAGGTTTGGAAAGACAGGTGGCCAAAGATTCTAGAGTATTGATCAATGCGGAAGGAGATGGAGTTATAGAATATGTGGATGCTCAGAAAATAACCATAAAGTATACAAGAACTGAAGAGGAGCGATTGGTAAGCTTTGAAGAAGATTCTAAAACGTATAACCTCGTTAAGTTCAGAAAGACAAACCAAGGTACAAGCATCAACCTAAAACCAATCGTTAAAAAAGGCGATAAGGTTAAAAGGGGAGAAGTACTTTGTGAAGGATATGCCACAGAGAAAGGTGAATTGGCACTTGGTAGAAACTTAAAAGTGGCATTTATGCCATGGAAAGGATACAACTTTGAGGATGCAATTGTAATCTCAGAAAAAGTGGTTCGCGAAGATATCTTTACTTCCATTCACATTGATGAATATTCATTGGAAGTTAGAGATACCAAATTAGGTGCTGAAGAATTGACCAACGACATCCCTAACGTTTCAGAAGAAGCTACCAAAGATTTGGATGAACATGGTATGATACGGATTGGTGCCGAAGTGAAGCCTGGTGATATTTTAATTGGTAAGATTACACCAAAAGGTGAATCTGACCCTACACCGGAAGAAAAACTGTTACGTGCTATTTTTGGTGATAAAGCTGGAGACGTAAAAGATGCATCGCTTAAAGCATCACCATCATTAAGAGGTGTTGTTATTGATAAGAAGTTGTTCTCTCGTTCCATTAAGGATAAAAGAAAACGTTCTGAAGATAAAGAGGCCATCACTAGATTAGAGATGGATTATGAAGTTAAGTTTGAACAATTGAAAGATGTTCTTATTGAAAAACTCTTTGGATTGATCAATGGCAAAACTTCACAAGGTGTTATCAATGATTTAGGTGAAGAAGTACTTCCAAAAGGAAAGAAATACACCATCAAAATGTTGAATTCCGTTGATGATTTTGCCCACTTGGTAGGCGGAAGCTGGACTACGGATAATACAACCAATGCACATGTAGCTGATTTGTTGCACAACTACAAGATTAAATTGAATGACATTCAAGGAAATCTTAGAAGGGACAAATTTACTATCTCTGTTGGGGATGAGTTACCAGCAGGTATCATGAAGTTGGCCAAGGTCTATATTGCCAAAAAGCGTAAGCTTAAAGTTGGTGATAAAATGGCAGGACGTCACGGTAACAAAGGTATTGTTGCCCGTATCGTTCGTCAAGAAGACATGCCATTCTTGGAAGATGGAACACCGGTGGATATCGTATTGAATCCATTAGGGGTACCATCACGTATGAATATTGGTCAAATTTATGAAACTGTTCTTGGTTGGGCAGGTCTTAAACTGGGCAGAAAATACGGAACCCCAATTTTTGATGGAGCTACTCTTGACCAAATCAATGCACTTACAGATGAAGCTGGAGTACCAAGATTTGGACACACGTATCTATATGATGGAGGAACAGGAAAACGCTTTGATCAAGCAGCAACCGTTGGTGTTATCTACATGTTGAAATTAGGACACATGGTAGATGATAAAATGCACGCTAGATCTATTGGGCCATACTCATTGATCACACAACAACCATTGGGTGGTAAAGCCCAGTTTGGTGGTCAGCGTTTTGGTGAGATGGAGGTTTGGGCACTTGAGGCTTATGGAGCTTCAGCTACACTTCGGGAAATATTGACCGTTAAGTCGGATGATGTTATCGGAAGGGCCAAGACCTATGAATCCATAGTAAAAGGCGAAACCATGCCAGAACCTGGATTGCCAGAATCTTTCAATGTATTGATGCACGAACTTAAGGGATTAGGTTTGGATATTAGATTGGAAGAGTAG
- the rplL gene encoding 50S ribosomal protein L7/L12 yields MADLKDFAEQLVNLTVKEVNELADILKEEYGIEPAAAAVAVAGGGAAGGGDAEAAEEKSEFDVILTAAGGSKLAVVKLVKELTGLGLKDAKDIVDSAPKAVKEGVAKDEAEGIKKSLEEAGAEVELK; encoded by the coding sequence ATGGCAGATTTAAAAGATTTTGCAGAACAGTTGGTAAACCTTACAGTAAAAGAGGTAAATGAGTTGGCCGACATTTTAAAAGAAGAATACGGTATTGAGCCTGCTGCTGCTGCAGTAGCTGTTGCTGGTGGCGGTGCCGCTGGTGGTGGTGACGCTGAAGCTGCTGAGGAAAAGTCAGAATTTGATGTAATCCTTACAGCTGCCGGTGGTTCTAAATTGGCAGTAGTAAAACTAGTTAAGGAATTAACTGGTCTTGGATTAAAAGATGCCAAAGACATCGTTGACAGCGCACCAAAAGCTGTTAAGGAAGGTGTTGCCAAGGATGAGGCAGAAGGTATCAAGAAATCATTGGAAGAAGCAGGAGCAGAAGTTGAGCTTAAATAG